The following coding sequences lie in one Euhalothece natronophila Z-M001 genomic window:
- a CDS encoding ATP-dependent Clp protease proteolytic subunit codes for MNAPIRGMQAPYYGGGNMRTPPPDLPSLLLNERIIYLGLPLVSPDEYKEQIGLDVTELIIAQLLYLQFEDREKPIYMYINSTGTSWYGGEAIGFETEAFAICDTINYIEPPVNTICIGQAMGTAAMILSSGTKGYRASLPHATIILNQPRQGAQGQATDIQIRAKEVLANKDAMLNILARNTGQSKEKIAKDSDRMFYLSPQEAKEYGLIDRVLESTKELPSTAGIV; via the coding sequence ATGAACGCACCAATTCGAGGAATGCAAGCACCCTATTATGGAGGTGGTAATATGCGTACTCCGCCTCCAGACTTACCCTCTTTGCTTTTAAATGAACGCATCATTTATTTAGGTTTACCTCTGGTTTCTCCAGATGAGTATAAAGAACAAATTGGGCTTGATGTTACAGAACTAATTATTGCTCAACTGTTGTACTTACAGTTTGAAGATCGCGAAAAGCCAATTTACATGTACATCAACTCCACAGGAACATCTTGGTATGGTGGAGAAGCTATTGGTTTTGAAACGGAAGCCTTTGCTATTTGCGATACCATCAATTATATTGAGCCTCCTGTGAATACCATCTGCATTGGTCAAGCCATGGGAACAGCAGCTATGATTTTGTCTTCAGGGACAAAAGGATATCGTGCTAGTCTTCCTCATGCCACCATTATTTTGAACCAGCCTCGTCAAGGGGCGCAAGGACAAGCTACTGACATTCAAATTCGGGCAAAAGAAGTTTTGGCTAATAAAGATGCCATGTTAAACATTTTGGCGCGAAATACTGGTCAGTCGAAGGAAAAAATTGCCAAAGACTCAGATCGAATGTTCTATCTGAGTCCCCAAGAAGCCAAAGAATATGGGCTGATTGATCGCGTTTTGGAAAGTACTAAAGAACTACCTTCTACTGCCGGTATTGTTTAG
- a CDS encoding ATP-dependent Clp protease proteolytic subunit, with product MPIGVPRVPYQLPGQPYSDWVNIYDRLYRERIIFLGRGINDSLANQVIAVMLYLDSEDPSKPISLYINSPGGSVSAGMAIYDTMQHIKSEVTTICVGIAASMGAFLLSAGTKGKRVALPHSRIMIHQPLGGTQGRRQATDIEIEAREILRIRNELDKIMAENTGQTVEKIKKDTDRDYFMSAQEAQEYGIVDRVIEEKHL from the coding sequence ATGCCCATTGGTGTACCAAGAGTTCCGTATCAGTTACCCGGTCAGCCTTACAGTGATTGGGTGAATATTTATGATCGTCTTTATCGTGAGCGAATCATTTTTCTCGGTCGAGGAATTAATGACAGTTTAGCCAACCAAGTAATTGCAGTAATGCTGTACCTCGACTCAGAAGATCCCAGTAAGCCGATCTCTCTTTACATTAACTCTCCTGGGGGATCTGTGAGTGCAGGGATGGCAATTTATGATACGATGCAGCACATTAAATCTGAGGTAACGACGATTTGTGTGGGAATTGCAGCTTCGATGGGTGCTTTCTTATTATCCGCAGGGACGAAAGGAAAGCGCGTTGCCCTCCCCCATTCCCGAATTATGATTCACCAACCCCTAGGAGGAACCCAAGGGAGAAGACAGGCGACGGATATCGAAATTGAAGCCCGAGAAATTCTCCGTATTCGTAACGAGCTAGATAAAATTATGGCAGAGAATACGGGTCAAACTGTCGAGAAAATCAAAAAAGATACTGACCGCGATTATTTTATGTCTGCTCAAGAAGCGCAAGAGTACGGCATTGTTGATCGGGTTATTGAAGAGAAACATCTCTAG
- a CDS encoding DUF5818 domain-containing protein, whose protein sequence is MIKVTGKIEKRDVGIGAWALVSDEGKTYELKNPPQALRKPQQRVEVKGNIRSDVMTLTMIGEVLEVDSFQLLE, encoded by the coding sequence ATGATTAAAGTAACAGGAAAAATTGAAAAGCGAGACGTGGGAATCGGTGCTTGGGCGTTAGTGAGTGATGAGGGAAAAACTTATGAATTAAAAAATCCCCCTCAAGCCCTCCGTAAGCCTCAGCAGCGAGTAGAAGTAAAGGGGAATATTAGGAGTGATGTCATGACACTTACCATGATTGGTGAAGTTTTAGAAGTAGATTCTTTTCAATTACTCGAATAA
- a CDS encoding CsgG/HfaB family protein: MLKKIVIPVSLVACSLAFIETRAAFSEELGQFNANFPKHNLLLAENNAEKPRVAVINFEFSNVGSPDLLSLIPNGADGVADILVTGLVQSGEYTVVERREIESVLREQNFGTSGRIDPSTAAEVGRILGVDAVIIGSVIQFDIQERGGGGGFLGVGGSAKRTDADVGLNVRVVDTNTAEILYSTAGKGNQNQSDSEVSIFGATAGASTSNEGKLLTLATEQAVKEITKSMVEQAETIANLQDVLPQVDAVVASVSGNTVVLNKGSNDRYREGMTVSIEKVTEEVTDPETGEVLRQLTEEVATVKLTDVDARSSMGELISGSLPEVGDVAKPKTGN; this comes from the coding sequence ATGCTAAAAAAGATAGTCATTCCAGTCAGTTTAGTTGCTTGTTCCCTCGCCTTCATAGAAACCCGTGCTGCCTTTTCGGAAGAACTTGGACAATTTAACGCCAACTTTCCTAAACATAACCTTTTACTAGCTGAAAATAATGCAGAAAAACCTCGGGTTGCCGTTATTAACTTTGAATTTAGTAATGTCGGTAGCCCAGATTTACTATCCCTCATTCCTAACGGTGCTGACGGAGTAGCAGATATTCTGGTGACAGGTCTAGTTCAAAGTGGAGAATACACAGTTGTCGAACGTAGAGAAATTGAAAGTGTTTTAAGGGAACAAAACTTTGGAACCTCCGGGCGCATTGATCCTTCAACAGCAGCGGAAGTGGGTCGAATTTTAGGAGTTGATGCTGTTATTATTGGTTCAGTTATCCAGTTTGATATCCAAGAAAGAGGCGGTGGCGGTGGCTTTCTTGGAGTTGGAGGAAGTGCTAAAAGAACAGATGCCGATGTCGGACTTAATGTTCGTGTGGTTGACACCAATACAGCAGAAATTCTGTACAGTACAGCAGGAAAAGGCAATCAAAATCAATCTGACTCTGAGGTGAGTATTTTTGGTGCAACGGCTGGTGCTAGTACTAGCAATGAAGGAAAACTACTTACTCTAGCAACAGAACAAGCCGTTAAAGAAATTACAAAGAGTATGGTGGAACAAGCGGAGACGATTGCCAATTTGCAGGATGTACTGCCTCAAGTGGATGCTGTTGTAGCGAGTGTTTCTGGAAACACAGTGGTTTTAAATAAAGGCAGTAATGACCGCTATCGTGAAGGAATGACTGTTTCCATTGAAAAGGTAACAGAAGAAGTTACTGATCCAGAAACAGGAGAAGTGCTTCGGCAATTAACTGAAGAAGTTGCCACAGTGAAACTTACCGATGTTGATGCTCGCTCTAGTATGGGGGAACTCATTTCAGGAAGTTTACCTGAAGTTGGCGATGTTGCTAAACCTAAAACAGGTAACTAA
- a CDS encoding ABC transporter permease translates to MGVLLIALLITTPILLICASVFVNTGELWQHLAKTVLSEYITNASILMIGVGLGVFLTGVGTAWLVTRCQFYGSNFLEWALLLPLATPAYILAYTYTHLLDFFGPIQTTLRSLFGWTNINDYWFPDIRNIWGAIIMLTLALYPYVYLLVRVAFMEQAGRLVEASRSLGYDPWSSFFKVALPLARPAIASGVILVLMETLGDFGTVEYFGVTTFTTGIYRTWFGMGDRLAATQLSVVLLLFIAVLIVLERLSRRQAQYYELVSSSEPPPRYQLSGIRAIVAFLICILPLILGFIIPVSYLSYLTGTNAEYTLTESFWEIAQNSLILGGISAILACAIALFLGYGQRQSKSLLLNIGVRVASMGYAIPGTVIAVGILIPLTQLDQHIDHWMRSTFGIPIGLVMSGTITALIFAYLVRFLAVSFNSIESSLIKIKPSLDEAARSLGNNLFSTLLRVHLPLIWGGSLTGIMLVFVDVIKELPATLIIRPFNFDTLAIKTYEYASDERFIQATTPALTIILVGIIPVIFLSWRIKVSRDY, encoded by the coding sequence ATGGGAGTTTTATTAATTGCCCTGCTCATTACAACTCCTATCTTATTGATCTGTGCTAGTGTTTTCGTGAATACTGGAGAACTCTGGCAACATTTGGCAAAAACAGTGCTGTCTGAGTATATTACCAATGCTTCAATTCTGATGATTGGAGTGGGGTTAGGGGTTTTTTTAACGGGAGTAGGAACCGCTTGGTTAGTTACGCGATGCCAGTTTTATGGCAGCAATTTTCTAGAATGGGCGCTATTACTTCCTTTAGCAACTCCAGCTTATATTCTCGCTTATACTTATACTCATCTTTTAGATTTTTTTGGACCAATTCAAACTACATTAAGATCTCTGTTTGGTTGGACGAATATTAATGATTACTGGTTCCCGGATATTCGCAATATTTGGGGAGCGATTATTATGTTGACTTTGGCGTTATATCCTTATGTCTATCTGCTGGTACGAGTGGCTTTTATGGAACAAGCAGGGAGGCTAGTAGAAGCAAGTCGTAGTTTGGGTTATGATCCTTGGTCAAGTTTTTTTAAGGTGGCGTTACCATTAGCCCGTCCCGCGATCGCGTCAGGAGTAATATTAGTATTAATGGAAACATTAGGGGATTTTGGTACTGTCGAGTACTTTGGTGTAACAACTTTTACCACTGGGATTTATCGTACTTGGTTTGGAATGGGAGATCGCCTTGCTGCTACCCAATTATCAGTGGTGTTGTTGTTATTTATTGCTGTATTGATTGTTTTAGAACGATTGTCTCGCCGTCAAGCCCAGTATTATGAGTTAGTAAGTAGTAGTGAACCTCCTCCTCGATATCAACTGTCAGGTATACGGGCAATAGTTGCCTTTTTAATTTGCATTCTTCCTTTGATCTTAGGATTTATAATTCCTGTAAGTTATTTAAGTTATTTAACAGGGACTAATGCGGAATATACCTTAACTGAAAGTTTTTGGGAAATTGCCCAAAATAGCTTAATTTTAGGGGGGATAAGTGCAATTTTAGCCTGCGCGATCGCGCTTTTTCTAGGTTATGGACAAAGACAAAGTAAATCTCTTTTACTTAATATAGGGGTTCGGGTTGCCTCTATGGGATATGCAATTCCAGGAACAGTTATTGCTGTTGGGATTCTCATTCCACTCACCCAACTTGATCAACATATTGATCACTGGATGCGTTCAACGTTTGGCATTCCTATAGGCTTAGTTATGAGTGGAACAATCACTGCTCTAATTTTTGCTTACTTAGTACGTTTTCTTGCAGTGTCTTTTAATAGTATTGAGTCTAGTTTAATTAAAATTAAACCCAGTTTAGATGAAGCTGCCAGAAGTCTTGGAAATAATTTATTTAGTACACTTTTACGAGTTCACCTTCCTTTAATATGGGGAGGAAGCTTAACTGGAATTATGCTAGTATTTGTGGATGTAATAAAAGAACTTCCTGCAACTTTAATTATTCGTCCTTTTAATTTTGATACTCTTGCTATCAAAACCTATGAGTATGCTTCTGATGAGCGATTTATTCAAGCTACCACCCCAGCTTTAACGATCATTTTGGTAGGCATAATTCCAGTTATTTTTCTCAGTTGGAGGATTAAAGTTAGTAGAGATTATTAA
- a CDS encoding aminotransferase class I/II-fold pyridoxal phosphate-dependent enzyme, with translation MNTPLVDALKNCANNPHATFYVPGHKQGKGISEQLSALFGETVFRYDLPELPEFGGLFPPEGVMKTAQELAAQAFGAEKTWFLANGSTSGVMAAILATCGEGDKIILPRNVHQSAIAALIFSGAIPIFINPIYDLNFDLPYTITVEAVKQTLSQHQDAKAIFIVSPTYQGVCADIPPLATLAHSYNLPLIVDAAHGAHFGFHPQLPVSPLTQGADIVIQSLHKTLGALTQASLLHLQDKRVNPSRLSTALQCLQSSSPSHLLLASLDAAREQVETQGKHLFDYTLDLASRGKAEIEKISDLSLFNPSLPQAGCYDLDATRITINVEQLGLTGFAADEILHNELGVTAELPTAKTLTFVVTFGNTVADIEALITGLTQLRQYQPETSLVPLKLSGLPPLAECISPRKAFFQEKTVLPLADTVGKISAELVCPYPPGIPVLIPGERITIEALNYLQQVFQLGRNITITGCSDVTLKQLQVIAS, from the coding sequence ATGAATACGCCCCTAGTCGATGCTTTAAAAAACTGTGCAAATAATCCTCATGCAACCTTTTATGTTCCCGGACATAAACAGGGAAAAGGAATCTCAGAACAATTATCAGCATTATTCGGAGAAACGGTCTTTCGCTATGACTTACCAGAATTACCTGAGTTTGGGGGCTTATTTCCTCCAGAAGGGGTGATGAAAACTGCTCAAGAATTAGCGGCTCAGGCGTTTGGTGCAGAGAAAACTTGGTTTTTAGCCAATGGTTCTACTTCTGGGGTAATGGCAGCAATTTTAGCCACTTGTGGGGAAGGTGACAAAATTATTTTACCGCGTAATGTTCATCAAAGCGCGATCGCGGCTCTGATTTTTTCTGGGGCAATTCCCATTTTTATTAATCCTATTTATGATCTAAACTTCGACCTTCCCTACACCATCACTGTAGAAGCTGTAAAACAAACCCTTTCCCAACATCAGGATGCAAAAGCGATTTTTATAGTTTCCCCTACCTATCAAGGCGTATGTGCTGATATACCCCCCTTAGCCACACTCGCACATTCCTATAATCTCCCATTAATTGTTGATGCTGCCCATGGCGCACATTTTGGCTTTCATCCACAACTTCCTGTATCTCCCCTCACCCAAGGTGCAGATATTGTCATCCAGTCTTTACATAAAACCCTAGGGGCGCTCACTCAGGCTTCCTTATTACATTTACAGGACAAACGAGTTAATCCTAGCCGTCTTAGTACCGCCCTACAATGCTTACAATCGAGTAGCCCAAGTCATCTTCTACTGGCTTCTCTAGATGCAGCCCGTGAGCAAGTAGAGACCCAAGGCAAGCATTTATTTGATTATACCCTTGACTTAGCCAGTAGGGGAAAAGCAGAGATAGAAAAAATTTCTGATCTGAGTTTATTTAATCCTTCCTTACCGCAGGCTGGTTGCTATGATCTGGATGCAACTAGAATTACTATTAATGTTGAACAGTTAGGATTAACTGGCTTTGCTGCTGATGAAATTTTGCATAATGAATTAGGCGTAACCGCCGAGTTACCCACTGCAAAAACCCTAACTTTTGTCGTTACCTTTGGGAATACAGTGGCTGATATAGAAGCCCTAATCACAGGATTAACTCAATTAAGACAATATCAACCTGAAACTAGCCTTGTTCCTCTCAAATTATCAGGTTTGCCACCACTAGCTGAATGTATTTCCCCACGAAAAGCGTTTTTTCAGGAGAAAACTGTTTTACCCCTAGCAGATACTGTAGGAAAAATCAGTGCGGAATTAGTATGTCCATATCCCCCTGGGATTCCTGTTTTAATTCCTGGCGAAAGGATTACCATTGAAGCGTTAAATTATTTACAACAGGTGTTTCAACTGGGGCGTAACATCACCATTACAGGCTGTAGCGATGTTACCTTAAAACAACTGCAAGTCATAGCAAGTTGA
- a CDS encoding M48 family metallopeptidase translates to MTVVKQNLIGLKANEFRHPLDLEATQSLQQFPGWDIAVRSVLGGVAEQFFYLDNVAASVQVNENQLPHIHKLLLEACQRLDLEVPELYIKQNPAPNAYTFAMRGKQPFIVLHTSLIELLTPEEIQAVIAHELGHLKCEHGVYLTLVNLVILATNLLPSWGVILAQSLQDQMLEWIRCAEFSCDRAALLAVQEPKVVMSVLMKLAGGSPTLAPQLNLEAFIEQARAYDQMSTSQLGELLKNAQNQQLSHPVPVIRAQAIDRWASSPEYQTLLERHQSSYNNEAEGKWRNW, encoded by the coding sequence ATGACAGTTGTGAAACAGAATCTAATTGGACTGAAAGCCAACGAATTTCGCCATCCTCTTGATTTAGAAGCAACCCAGTCTCTGCAACAGTTTCCAGGTTGGGATATTGCGGTGAGAAGTGTATTAGGGGGAGTCGCAGAACAATTTTTTTATCTCGATAATGTGGCAGCGAGTGTCCAAGTGAATGAAAACCAACTTCCTCATATCCATAAACTATTATTAGAAGCCTGTCAGCGTCTAGATTTAGAAGTTCCTGAATTATACATTAAACAAAACCCTGCACCTAATGCTTATACTTTTGCTATGCGGGGAAAACAGCCCTTTATTGTCCTTCATACCTCATTAATAGAACTGCTAACCCCAGAAGAGATACAAGCAGTTATTGCCCATGAATTAGGACATCTCAAATGTGAACATGGAGTCTATTTAACGCTCGTTAATTTAGTCATTTTAGCAACAAACTTACTTCCGAGTTGGGGCGTAATTCTAGCCCAGTCTTTACAAGATCAAATGCTAGAATGGATACGCTGTGCCGAATTTAGCTGCGATCGCGCTGCCCTTTTAGCGGTACAAGAACCCAAGGTGGTCATGTCAGTGTTAATGAAACTCGCTGGCGGTTCTCCCACTCTTGCACCTCAACTGAATCTGGAAGCCTTTATCGAACAAGCAAGGGCTTATGATCAAATGAGTACCTCCCAGCTTGGAGAACTCTTGAAAAATGCTCAAAATCAGCAATTAAGCCATCCTGTTCCTGTGATTCGCGCCCAAGCTATCGACCGTTGGGCAAGTTCCCCTGAATATCAAACCTTGCTAGAAAGACATCAAAGCAGTTATAATAATGAGGCTGAGGGCAAGTGGCGGAATTGGTAG
- a CDS encoding DUF1517 domain-containing protein, whose product MSGWRDRVEKLRGRTRYVVFRLMLHLSGADAPPQLGLFNRVAQKAIEAEGDLEVMGEGLVEICESLLSTPSSWQAAANEGDVFWQEGDAGDYVNELFTDSGQRYLSDVVADNQVDTDESLSASVTRNVVLMITVAYTGEMESLETDLSDIEALEYALKDLINLHYQNRLRAIQIHFSPARFGEELTDDQLIANFPELIPL is encoded by the coding sequence ATGAGTGGATGGCGCGATCGCGTAGAAAAGTTAAGAGGACGAACTCGCTATGTTGTTTTCCGTTTAATGCTTCATTTATCAGGAGCTGATGCCCCTCCTCAACTGGGCTTATTTAATCGAGTGGCGCAAAAGGCAATAGAAGCAGAGGGAGATTTAGAGGTCATGGGAGAAGGCTTAGTGGAGATTTGTGAGTCTCTTTTAAGCACTCCTAGTAGTTGGCAAGCAGCTGCAAATGAGGGGGATGTGTTTTGGCAAGAAGGCGATGCGGGAGACTATGTTAATGAACTGTTTACTGATTCTGGTCAGCGTTATCTTAGTGATGTAGTCGCGGATAATCAAGTTGATACGGATGAATCTTTATCGGCTTCTGTCACTCGAAATGTGGTTCTAATGATTACAGTTGCCTATACTGGAGAAATGGAGTCTTTAGAAACAGACTTATCTGATATCGAGGCTCTTGAATACGCCTTAAAAGATTTAATTAACCTCCATTACCAAAATCGCCTACGAGCCATTCAAATTCACTTTTCTCCTGCTCGTTTTGGTGAAGAACTCACTGATGACCAGCTTATAGCGAACTTTCCTGAATTAATTCCTTTATAA
- a CDS encoding Uma2 family endonuclease translates to MALAIKPLTQQNPLSFDEFLANYGDDNHYELIDGEVFDLEPTGQHEEVVAFITTKMCVQIEETGLPWFVLQRGLLRPFNAGMTAFRPDVAVIDRDELTKEPFWSEQSILTLGNSIKFVAEVVSSNWQNDYARKVEDYAALGIPEYWIADYAGLGGSRHIGKPKQPTLSICTLVDGEYEIQQFRGSQMIVSRTFPRLKLAAEKVLMAKK, encoded by the coding sequence ATGGCTCTTGCGATCAAGCCGCTAACTCAACAAAACCCGCTCAGCTTTGACGAGTTCCTTGCCAATTATGGTGACGATAATCACTATGAACTGATTGATGGAGAGGTATTCGACTTGGAACCTACAGGTCAGCATGAAGAAGTTGTAGCGTTCATAACCACAAAAATGTGTGTTCAGATTGAGGAGACTGGCTTACCTTGGTTTGTACTTCAACGAGGACTATTGCGCCCTTTTAATGCTGGTATGACGGCGTTTCGACCTGATGTTGCAGTTATTGATCGAGATGAGTTGACTAAAGAACCATTTTGGTCTGAGCAGTCAATTCTAACTCTAGGTAACTCGATTAAATTTGTGGCAGAAGTTGTAAGTAGCAACTGGCAAAATGATTATGCTCGCAAGGTTGAAGACTACGCAGCTTTAGGTATTCCAGAATATTGGATTGCTGACTATGCTGGGTTAGGGGGGAGCCGACACATTGGGAAGCCTAAACAACCGACCCTTTCTATTTGTACACTAGTGGATGGAGAGTATGAAATTCAGCAGTTTCGAGGGAGTCAGATGATCGTTTCTCGAACTTTTCCAAGGCTGAAGCTAGCGGCGGAGAAAGTTTTGATGGCTAAGAAGTAA
- a CDS encoding DUF2207 domain-containing protein: MYFQSSFLKNLRSWLFPTVLVLVSFLAVIGLNQRLSPPSQAQTNSNESNVQEERILSYQSEMVVNEDASLKVVETIAVNATGDEIQRGIYRDVQLQAPFQPGKASYEVVDVLRNGDSTHYWLENLDNKKRINIYDPDVEIDPGNYTYTIQYETERQLDFSQGDTDRLYWNVTGQNWTFPIDQVRTKVFLPNEIPEEEIQLDAFTGTEGAKGESYEAQLDGGGNPTFATTRTLAPQEGLSIIVDFPSGYVERPGFLESLYYAVVSFLEELLFLIIIISLFFLFSGGSGGGGFGGGGGGGGAGGGGGGGGGGGA; the protein is encoded by the coding sequence ATGTATTTTCAATCTTCCTTCCTGAAAAATCTCCGTTCTTGGTTATTCCCAACTGTTTTAGTTCTAGTGAGCTTTTTAGCTGTTATTGGATTAAATCAGAGACTATCTCCCCCTAGTCAGGCTCAAACTAACAGTAATGAGAGTAATGTTCAAGAAGAGCGCATCTTAAGTTATCAAAGTGAGATGGTTGTTAATGAAGATGCCAGTTTAAAGGTTGTAGAAACGATTGCAGTTAACGCCACAGGAGATGAGATTCAGCGAGGAATTTACCGCGATGTGCAATTACAAGCGCCCTTTCAACCAGGGAAAGCCTCTTATGAAGTAGTAGATGTTTTGCGTAATGGTGATTCTACTCACTATTGGCTAGAAAATCTTGACAATAAAAAACGCATCAATATTTATGATCCTGATGTGGAAATTGATCCCGGAAATTACACTTATACGATTCAATATGAAACTGAGCGTCAGTTAGACTTTTCTCAGGGGGATACCGACCGCCTCTATTGGAATGTTACAGGACAAAACTGGACTTTTCCCATTGATCAAGTTCGGACTAAAGTATTTCTCCCGAATGAAATTCCTGAAGAAGAGATTCAGTTAGACGCTTTTACAGGCACAGAGGGGGCAAAAGGAGAGAGTTATGAAGCTCAATTGGATGGAGGAGGGAATCCAACTTTTGCTACGACTCGCACGCTAGCGCCACAAGAGGGGTTAAGTATTATTGTTGATTTTCCTAGTGGCTATGTTGAGCGTCCTGGGTTTTTAGAAAGTTTATATTATGCTGTTGTCAGTTTTCTAGAAGAATTACTTTTTCTGATTATTATTATCAGCTTGTTTTTTCTCTTTTCAGGCGGGAGTGGCGGTGGCGGATTTGGTGGTGGTGGCGGTGGTGGCGGTGCAGGAGGAGGGGGAGGTGGTGGTGGCGGCGGTGGTGCTTAA
- a CDS encoding DUF2207 domain-containing protein: MPLSKKSLNPLISAILALFTFSVVIGLNQTLSPPSQAETTNQSNLPEERILSYQSEMVVNEDASLDVVETITVKATGDEIQRGIYRDVQLEAPFQPGQASYEVVDVLRNGDSTHYWLENLDNKKRINIYDPDVEIDPGNYTYTIQYETERQLDFSQGDTDRLYWNVTGQNWTFPIDQVRTKVFLPNEIPEEEIQLDAFTGTEGAKGESYEAQLDGGGNPTFATTHTLAPQEGLSIIVDFPSGYVERPGFLESLYYAFVTFIRALVATLIFFVTFFLLIFTAVMLSGKSSGSSASGIGGTGGGSGGFGGGGGGGGSGGGGGGCGGGGA, encoded by the coding sequence ATGCCTCTTTCCAAGAAATCCCTTAATCCCCTAATTTCCGCTATCTTAGCTCTTTTCACCTTTTCAGTAGTCATTGGATTAAATCAGACACTATCGCCCCCTAGTCAGGCTGAAACTACGAATCAGAGTAATCTGCCAGAAGAGCGTATCTTAAGTTATCAAAGTGAGATGGTTGTTAATGAAGATGCCAGTTTAGACGTTGTAGAAACGATTACAGTTAAAGCCACAGGGGATGAAATTCAGCGAGGAATTTACCGCGATGTGCAATTAGAAGCGCCTTTTCAACCAGGGCAAGCCTCTTATGAAGTAGTAGATGTTTTGCGTAATGGTGATTCTACTCACTATTGGCTAGAAAATCTTGACAATAAAAAACGGATCAATATTTATGATCCTGATGTGGAAATTGATCCCGGAAATTACACTTATACGATTCAATATGAAACTGAGCGTCAGTTAGACTTTTCTCAGGGGGATACCGACCGCCTCTATTGGAATGTTACAGGACAAAACTGGACTTTTCCCATTGATCAAGTTCGGACTAAAGTATTTCTTCCGAATGAAATTCCTGAAGAAGAGATTCAGTTAGACGCTTTTACAGGCACAGAGGGGGCAAAAGGAGAGAGTTATGAAGCTCAATTGGATGGAGGAGGGAATCCAACTTTTGCTACGACTCACACGCTAGCGCCACAAGAGGGGTTAAGTATTATTGTTGATTTTCCTAGTGGCTATGTTGAGCGTCCTGGGTTTTTAGAAAGTTTATATTATGCTTTTGTCACTTTTATCAGAGCATTAGTTGCTACATTGATTTTTTTTGTTACTTTTTTTTTGTTAATCTTCACAGCTGTTATGCTTTCAGGAAAGAGTTCGGGTTCTTCAGCTTCTGGGATAGGAGGAACTGGTGGTGGCAGTGGCGGTTTTGGCGGCGGTGGCGGTGGTGGTGGCAGTGGCGGAGGGGGAGGTGGTTGTGGTGGCGGTGGTGCTTAA
- the acpP gene encoding acyl carrier protein: protein MNQEIFNKVQSIVAEQLEIQDKETIKPESKFAEDLGADSLDVVELVMALEEEFDLEIPDEDAEQIATVQAAVDYIDQKAATPSS from the coding sequence ATGAATCAGGAAATTTTTAACAAAGTTCAAAGCATTGTTGCCGAACAACTAGAAATTCAAGACAAAGAAACCATTAAGCCAGAATCAAAGTTTGCTGAGGACTTAGGGGCAGACTCCCTTGATGTGGTAGAACTTGTGATGGCGCTCGAAGAAGAGTTTGATCTTGAAATTCCAGATGAAGATGCGGAACAAATTGCCACAGTTCAAGCAGCTGTAGATTATATCGATCAAAAAGCCGCTACTCCTTCTTCTTAG